A window of the Tunturibacter empetritectus genome harbors these coding sequences:
- a CDS encoding LysR substrate-binding domain-containing protein, with the protein MNERIELRHLRYFLAVAETLHFSKAARRLGMAQPPLSQQIKRLEQMLGHALFERTTRGVKLTAAGQLLARRARSTMEKVDEDLAQVRRLGRGEEGTLTVGFSGSVMFTELPAAIQSFRRHYPKVELRLRELVTSAQIAALLNGQIDLAFLRDGDPTEGIRITTLLKERYVAVLPEAHPLAQRKTLGVKALEGEPFIMFARRMGPLAYDRTIACCERSGFRPNIVQDAPQWLTLVRLVAAGLGVTLAPACVARVAMPGAVYRAVTAACRTTIDLGVKTGAESVLARNFIEIANQHLVG; encoded by the coding sequence ATGAATGAGCGCATCGAGCTGCGGCATCTGCGGTACTTCCTGGCGGTTGCGGAGACGCTTCACTTCAGCAAGGCGGCGAGACGTCTGGGGATGGCGCAGCCTCCGTTGAGCCAGCAGATCAAACGGCTGGAACAGATGCTTGGTCATGCGTTGTTTGAGCGGACGACACGCGGAGTGAAGCTGACGGCTGCCGGTCAGCTGCTTGCGAGACGTGCGAGGAGCACGATGGAGAAGGTGGACGAGGACCTTGCCCAGGTTAGGCGTTTGGGTCGCGGTGAGGAGGGAACGCTGACGGTGGGTTTCAGCGGCTCGGTGATGTTTACGGAGCTGCCGGCTGCTATTCAAAGTTTTCGGCGCCATTATCCGAAGGTGGAGTTGCGTCTTCGGGAGTTGGTGACGTCGGCGCAGATTGCCGCGTTGTTGAATGGGCAGATCGACCTGGCGTTTCTGCGGGATGGAGATCCGACCGAGGGGATTCGCATCACTACTTTGTTGAAGGAGAGGTATGTGGCGGTGTTGCCGGAGGCGCACCCGCTGGCCCAACGGAAGACGCTGGGCGTGAAGGCGTTGGAGGGCGAACCGTTCATCATGTTTGCGCGGCGGATGGGTCCGCTGGCCTATGACCGGACGATTGCGTGCTGCGAACGGAGCGGGTTTCGTCCGAACATCGTTCAAGATGCGCCGCAGTGGTTGACGCTAGTGCGCTTGGTGGCGGCGGGACTTGGGGTGACGCTGGCACCGGCTTGCGTGGCGAGGGTTGCGATGCCGGGGGCGGTGTATCGAGCGGTGACGGCTGCTTGCCGGACGACGATTGATCTTGGAGTAAAGACGGGTGCGGAGAGCGTTCTTGCGAGGAACTTCATCGAGATTGCGAATCAGCATCTGGTGGGTTGA
- a CDS encoding helix-turn-helix domain-containing protein has translation MRLSDKIRYLREVEGSLRGLNRAMTQQELVRAIQQENGAGKKAGNRANKGTISQSYLSQIESGARPHLTNTTRLLLAKFFKVHPGYLVDDPEGYHSELISDLRTAEDKLDLWLVGGVERFRRDPALCQALLALANHSDSRRCFLLIESILETPALLDRLFQVLRPEGSSMMAPLTQPAPKKAAKRSTK, from the coding sequence ATGAGACTCAGCGACAAAATCCGTTATCTGCGTGAGGTTGAGGGCAGCCTTCGTGGTCTTAATCGCGCTATGACGCAACAGGAGCTGGTTCGGGCGATTCAACAAGAGAATGGTGCGGGTAAGAAGGCAGGCAACAGGGCAAACAAGGGAACTATCAGCCAGTCGTATCTGTCTCAGATTGAGAGTGGCGCGCGCCCGCACCTGACGAACACGACGCGGCTGCTGCTGGCGAAGTTCTTCAAAGTTCATCCCGGCTATCTCGTCGATGATCCAGAGGGTTATCACTCCGAGTTGATCTCCGACCTGCGAACGGCGGAAGACAAGCTCGACCTGTGGCTGGTCGGAGGCGTCGAACGCTTCCGTCGTGACCCGGCACTCTGCCAGGCTCTGCTGGCGCTGGCGAACCATAGCGATTCACGGCGCTGCTTTCTTCTGATCGAGAGCATTCTTGAGACGCCTGCTCTGCTGGATCGTCTGTTTCAGGTTCTTCGTCCTGAAGGCTCTTCGATGATGGCTCCACTAACTCAACCGGCTCCAAAGAAAGCCGCGAAACGGAGCACCAAATAA
- a CDS encoding GNAT family N-acetyltransferase: protein MNNTALEFKIREFEPEDKIAFRRLNEEWITREFVLEPKDLYSLSNPQATILDHGGRIFFAIQNGETVGCCALVAMKPGEFEVAKMAVTQACQGTGIGRRLLQTVVDEARTSGATRLYLETNHKLTPAIHLYEAVGFRRLPPDRVVPSPYARADVSMELSFPTR from the coding sequence ATGAACAACACAGCCCTGGAGTTCAAGATCCGGGAGTTCGAACCGGAAGACAAGATCGCCTTCCGCCGCCTCAACGAAGAGTGGATCACCCGCGAGTTCGTCCTCGAACCCAAGGACCTTTACTCCCTCTCCAACCCACAGGCAACCATCCTCGATCATGGCGGCCGCATCTTCTTCGCCATTCAAAACGGCGAGACCGTCGGCTGCTGTGCTCTTGTCGCGATGAAACCCGGAGAGTTCGAAGTAGCCAAGATGGCCGTTACCCAAGCTTGCCAGGGAACCGGAATCGGACGTCGCCTCCTCCAAACCGTCGTGGACGAAGCGAGGACCTCAGGCGCAACCCGGCTCTATCTCGAAACCAACCACAAGCTAACCCCAGCCATTCACCTCTACGAAGCGGTCGGTTTCAGACGCCTCCCGCCAGACCGCGTAGTGCCATCCCCCTACGCCCGCGCAGACGTCTCGATGGAGCTATCGTTCCCCACTCGCTGA
- a CDS encoding PP2C family protein-serine/threonine phosphatase, translating into MLRPAWRLSHSCCLPAHLLSVSFLVASPPAPALGQPPASTLAIEGLGRAVARLDGPWRFHLGDDPTWASPSFDDSQWEQLTAEKPWGEQGYTSYTGYAWYRLHLSLNPSPRDQPSFALLVPHLDDVYEIFWNGSSIGRSGKFPPYPIWYRSSNAPATYPLHPATPESGSEHENGTLAIRVWKAPLTSEDSGQSGGFEGSPVIGYPESVAAYKTTLDYQWLRANQFSFSQYLLYGIAGLLALFAWLRDRQQKALLWMTGFALSPLLRLVLYGMRIAWPVGLSNALGPPVSSIRDISLWFLLLWLLHLDDNPSLTKLIRRFAIISLAASISDGLLSLLDASVSWFWLIQIADAVLTGIYFITAAVPLALVALAIKQHRHLDLARRLLVIAAFLWGMIQVVQRLAPQGQRFTHWTLADKLRAPLFHLYGNAVSLPTLAGIFLLVALLYSVYRTSMEDRRRRSLLEHEMSSARELQHVLIPETFPSIPGFAVTSAYRPALEVGGDFFQIIPLDGDFTLVILGDVSGKGLKAAIAVSLIVGLVRVLVENTHSPAQLLTELNRRLTGRLHGGFATCVALRLDPHGNCVLASAGHPPPYLNDREVVIPGSFPLGLFPTVAYPDSRLPLQVNDHLALYTDGLLEARNKSGELYGFDRTRELFAALPNAARAAEAAVHFGQDDDITVVTLVRVPMGEESTDIAPANRNL; encoded by the coding sequence ATGCTTCGGCCTGCCTGGCGTCTATCGCATTCGTGCTGCCTGCCCGCACACCTGCTTAGCGTCTCCTTCCTCGTCGCATCTCCACCGGCACCCGCGCTCGGCCAGCCCCCCGCATCCACTCTCGCGATTGAAGGCTTAGGCAGAGCCGTCGCACGACTTGATGGCCCCTGGCGCTTCCACCTGGGCGACGATCCCACCTGGGCCTCGCCCTCCTTCGATGACTCCCAATGGGAACAACTCACCGCAGAGAAACCCTGGGGCGAGCAGGGCTACACGAGTTACACCGGCTATGCATGGTACCGCCTGCACCTGTCGCTCAACCCGTCCCCAAGAGATCAACCCAGCTTCGCCCTCCTCGTGCCCCACCTCGACGACGTGTACGAGATCTTCTGGAACGGCAGTTCCATCGGCCGCAGCGGAAAGTTCCCTCCCTACCCCATCTGGTATCGATCCTCAAACGCACCAGCTACCTACCCGCTCCACCCGGCAACCCCTGAGTCTGGGTCGGAGCACGAAAACGGCACACTCGCCATCCGCGTCTGGAAGGCTCCTCTTACCTCCGAGGACTCAGGACAATCCGGCGGCTTCGAGGGATCCCCCGTCATCGGCTATCCCGAATCCGTAGCCGCGTATAAAACCACGCTCGACTATCAGTGGCTCCGCGCCAATCAATTTTCGTTCAGCCAATACCTCCTCTACGGAATCGCCGGGCTCCTCGCCCTCTTCGCCTGGCTTCGAGATCGACAGCAGAAAGCCCTCCTGTGGATGACCGGATTCGCCCTGAGCCCGCTCCTCCGGCTGGTCCTCTACGGAATGCGTATCGCGTGGCCCGTAGGCTTATCAAACGCGCTCGGACCGCCCGTCTCCTCGATTCGCGACATCTCTCTCTGGTTTCTGCTGCTCTGGCTTCTGCACCTCGACGACAACCCATCATTAACAAAACTCATCCGTCGCTTTGCCATCATCAGCCTGGCAGCCAGTATCTCCGATGGCCTTCTGTCGCTCCTGGATGCGAGCGTGAGTTGGTTCTGGCTCATTCAGATCGCGGACGCGGTGCTCACAGGGATCTACTTCATCACCGCGGCAGTTCCCCTTGCACTCGTCGCCCTCGCCATCAAACAGCACCGCCATCTGGATCTGGCCCGTCGCTTACTAGTCATCGCAGCATTTCTCTGGGGCATGATTCAGGTCGTCCAGAGGCTAGCTCCCCAGGGACAGCGCTTCACCCACTGGACCCTCGCCGACAAACTACGCGCCCCCCTCTTTCACCTCTACGGCAACGCCGTATCCCTGCCCACGCTCGCCGGAATCTTCCTGCTCGTCGCTCTGCTCTACTCCGTCTATCGCACCTCCATGGAGGACCGCCGCCGCCGCAGCCTTCTCGAGCACGAGATGAGCAGTGCCCGCGAACTCCAGCACGTGCTCATCCCCGAAACCTTCCCTTCGATCCCTGGCTTCGCCGTCACCAGTGCCTATCGCCCCGCACTTGAGGTCGGCGGAGACTTCTTCCAGATCATCCCCCTCGATGGCGACTTCACCCTTGTCATCCTCGGCGATGTCAGCGGAAAAGGCCTCAAGGCTGCCATCGCGGTCTCACTCATCGTCGGACTGGTGCGCGTCCTGGTGGAAAACACTCACAGCCCCGCTCAACTATTGACCGAGTTGAACCGGAGACTGACCGGCCGCCTGCATGGCGGTTTTGCCACGTGCGTGGCCCTGCGTCTCGATCCCCACGGCAACTGCGTCCTCGCCAGCGCCGGACACCCCCCTCCCTACCTCAACGATCGAGAGGTAGTCATCCCCGGGTCGTTCCCGCTCGGCCTGTTTCCCACCGTCGCCTATCCGGATAGCCGCCTGCCTTTGCAGGTCAACGATCACCTCGCCCTCTATACCGACGGACTCCTAGAAGCCCGCAACAAGTCCGGCGAACTCTACGGCTTCGACCGGACGCGCGAACTCTTCGCGGCACTCCCCAACGCCGCCCGCGCCGCCGAAGCCGCCGTGCACTTTGGTCAGGACGACGACATCACCGTCGTCACCCTGGTCCGCGTCCCCATGGGCGAAGAATCGACCGACATCGCGCCGGCCAATCGGAACCTGTAA